CAACCATATTAACTGTTCCATAcagttaattaattatattagaagaagaaggagagagCACAAAGCCAAacaatcttttcattttcttccggCTTTTCAGCCTAGATTTTGGACGGTGAATGTAGATTTAGGCATTACGGGAGTGTATAACTTTGACTGTTTTAGACCTCGTAGATCCAAATacttaaaaagttaataaaactgataaaataataaatttttttaaaaaataacctaAATTCGAGTTTATCCAGAGTTGAAAAACTGCTGCGTGTTAGTGTTTGAGTTCCATCATCAAGAAGCCGGCAATGTATAAAATCCATAACTGAAGCATGTAAAATTCTCTTTTTGGACATGATTAACtagtaatcaaaattttaaattaaaagctataataaaaaacaaaatattgctAGCTGTCGTGGACTTTTaccaataataattaataattcttttcaataaatgatGATTAAAAGGAATTTATTTGACTAAATGTAGAATAATCACAGATTTAGTGGGAAGAAGAAAGTCGGCAATTATCTTGGTAAGCCACCTCTAAACTTATTGCTAATCATTTCCTAACagcctaaaattttaaaatcaaagcaaatgaTTAGcttaattaatctaacaattaatttttgactaggtatttattattttgtattaccTAAAATCGGGTCagatttgattatttgaagcatataataaaaaaatataccatatatgatttaattattttcaccTATTCTTTTATAGTCACTATAGCTATCTTTGAATTTATGTACTCATAACTAATAAATATGCTTGGAAGGGGAGAATTTGGGATGGGTTGAAGCAAGAGCGACTCGATGTCagctatatatttaaatttgaatttgaattagtatacaatatcataaaatagtattaataagatgaatatatatatatatattatcagcGAGACAaataaattgaactcaaatcgaattgtcaaactaaaaccctaatttaagtttgatttgatcaaattaaatttattcaatttgaatctactCCTATTgcaaaacacatttttttattttgttaagtgttaattttataaaatttgattacaTCTATCAACAACTAGAGAAGTATGCGATCTAAGCTAGGTGGGTTGTATTGCTATTTGATTCAAACGAGTTCGATTTGATATTGAAGCTTGTGGTCAACTCGAGATCGAGACATCATTGTTGTCATCGTACTAAAACTTGCTTTATcgagaattttttttatccgaTATTACTATTTATCAATTGAATAAACCAAACTGAATCTTAAGTTTACTATTCtactaattttttgtatcaatCTGGATTAAATTCGCCCTTATCATTGTTATCAACAACTACCTtcattaaataatgatatgaaatCAATAAAATCGATGTCTCTGCATCTAAACAATACCTTGGAAGTCGGTTCTCATCATGCATAGAGAGAAAAAATGTCAGATAACGAAAGGTAAACCGAGCAAAGATTCTTCATgcagagagatagagagagatgGTCTTTTAAATATCATAAGAGAGCATTAGCATGTTAAGAGTCCGGATTATACGGAGAAATTTTGTCAGAGTCTGCTCTTATTTTCTCATTACAATAAACACCAACTCACATGGAACTCAGTCAGAATCATCAGGCAAATATTGAAAACCCCATCTTCTCCCACTTCTCTCTTTCACACCTTATACATTATACAATAATAACTTCTTTTCTCTGCAATTGCATGCTTAAATATTAAAGGGTCCCATGCAAAACGAATAAAAGTAAGGTGGGTCTGAAAGAAACCCCATACCTGACTGCAGATGGTGAAAGTTATTATGATTCCGACTATACAGATTTGTCTTTGTGTATTTTagttaggccaaaggactatttcccacctaagtttttaTGTATTCTCAAAATTCCATCTATACGCTGATtgtggttaaattttttttattaaaaacaaagtaaaataatcattttattaataatattataaaaataaaaaatttattatattttttcttcaaagtttaaaaaactaataattttactcttatctaaagttttttaattttgaaaagttatatttttcctctcaaacttagagttttttcttcttccctccAACTACCATCTCCGGAGCCAATGACCCTCCTTCTCCATCTTAAAATGTTAGTCGGCACACGATGATCTCCCCTCTCCAAAGCTCTGTCTCTAAAGACGAAGAGACCGATCTCTTTGTTGAGACTAATAGATCTCCTCCATATCTCTAGTCTCTGACGAAAAAATCTAGAGAGGAGTTTGggagaaaaattattacttttcaaagttagaaaattttggGTAATAATGatgttgttagtttttaaaatttaggagaaaaatataataaatttgatttttttaatattattagtaaaataatgattttactcatacttttaatagaattttaattataatcaatcTATAAAtgaggttttcaatttttcaaatttaataaatataactttaaaaatacatcagaatttgggtgggaataagtccttcggccttTTAGTTATAGGAGCCGTCCATGTATATTTTTTGCCACTCATAGTACATGGTGTCATTGGAATGTCCTTGCTCACCAACACCCAAATCCTTCATGAAAGGATTGACGAAATCTCCACGGCGAAATGGTGGAATTTGCTGACATGTGTTCCAATCTAGCTGTGGCTTTGCGAAAGTAATACTATTAAGAAGAATCTCAGAAAAGATACACATTTGGGTTGGGTGATGTCCAACTTGATTGATGAAGACAATTTAGCTGCTGCATATTGAATCAGATTAGCATAGCTGCGTGTACCCATAGGCAGTGCAGCCAAAAGAGTCAGAAGCCTCCAAGCAGTAAATTTTAGGACAAGTTTGTCACCGAACAAAACACCCCGtctttatctaaatatttatttaagtattcAAAATAGAATACACTTGGTATTGTCCTTATAAATATTACAGCTAATAAATCCATTATGCTTTTGGAATGTGCCCGCCAGTCGAACCCCATTTGGTAAGGTTAATATTTCTGAACCACACAAGTCGTCAGGGTTACTACCGACTGATTCGATAAAGATAGTGACTTTGGGTGGAAGCATTCTGCATACAAAGCCGGATGACTTTGTCCTAGAGGATTTTAGTATTTTCCATAATTGTTGATGTGAAGGAAGAAAGAGTTACTCCTAAATTCCCAACCAAAGAACGGATTTTCTCAGCTCTCAAGTTTCATCGTTTCACTATGGAGATTTTATCAATGAGAATACTATATACATTAATAATGAATACAAATACGGATATAAATACTGACATGccattatatattcaaatgttttttaatctttaattcaatttcattcAATCTCATGACAGCACATCAATATTAGTATCGGTATTTATATCCATTGTTGATGCATAAAACATTTTTGTTACAAGAAAGGGATAACTTTAGAAGCAACCATGctttcatcaataaaattgaTTACAAGATGTATTAACAAAAGCGGGTAAGAGGGAATATAAAGCAATAACCAAGACTGTCACAATAGAGTATTCAATTGAAAGTAATATGTAACCAATACAACAATGgtattatatcaaaatgttaTACAATCGATTTCATGAAATGTACAAAGCATAAGAAACTCTAAATCTACATCAAAATTCAAGAATAGCTCCAAAAAGGCTGTCAAATGATTTGAAAGGAAACAGAACCATTTTGTTTCCAAGAACAAATTTTTGCCTTTCAATCTTGTCAAACTGGGAATCAGCTTCCAATCTCCCAGCATGCAACCAACCTATGCCAGAACTGTGGAAGCATAAAATACACTGAACTGTAATAACAGGggaaagtaaaatatataaacacaattgatggtagataatatataaatgcaaTGTTAAGTGAGACACTACAGTGTTCAGTACTTTTACACTGGTGTTGCATTACGGTCATGACCATGTCATGTTTAGAGACCAGTTACTGAACGCATAAATGGTCCAAGTGGAGCTTAATAAGGGGCTCATATGAATGATGAAAAACTGAGACTCATTttgacattttcaaatttaaaaaaaaaaaaaaaacctcaaaagaCTTTCTTAGTCTTGCAAATTGGAAAATATAGAAGTAAAACCAAAGTATTTAGTCTTCACTAAACTTGACCACACAAGAAACCTTCTTCACAGAAAATCAAAGCAAGGTGTCCAGATTACTTCCACAAATTTACAAGACATGATTAAGCCGCAAGTTTAGAATTAAGCTCCAGCAACTTCAAGACAATATGTTTTGCTAATGCTTATTCTGCTTCATTGTTTGCTCGGTTTTCAAAAATGAATGTGCAATTAGAAGTCATTGGTCCTATATTTACACCAATAGGCATCTATATACTAAATCTACAAAAAGAGAAGAATCACTATATCAAATCCAGAGATCATCAAACAGCACCCACCAGGTGGTATCAAACATGCTAATTGGTTATGAAGTCTGAGCTCatacaattatatgtacaaaAGCTTTCAGACCTGAAACCAGTGAGTGGTgggattaaaagaaaaattacaagaCAATTCAACACAagccaaaaaaattcaaaacatgaATAATGACTGAACTAGTTAAACTAAAGAGTTGAAAAAAGCACCTTcaacaaatgaaaattcaataGCAGACTAATGATCTTCATCAGATCTATGCTTCTTTGACTTCTTCATCCGATGGTCATTGCTCAATGAAGATGCTCCCTCACCAATGGTTCCATTGTCCAGCAAATCTGTTTTCCCCAAACCCTCTCTCCTCTTCCTATTACTCCTACATAATCATATAGCAAATATAATCATGAGCTGGTGCACTAGGATAGAGGGTTTGCAGGTTTTAAAACTTCAAAGTTCTAAGGAGTCCAAGATAAGTTTAAACCTATCAACTGAAACATCTTCTGATTTCTTATCCAACCAACGGATGCTTCCTGTATGATCTGGACTTAATGATCCAAAGATGTGAAGAATTTCCTCATCAAAACTGCATATATAGATCAGTGTAAGAGATCATGCAACATAGAATCTAAGTTTAAACCTCATATATGAATCATAACatcaaaatagaattaaaaattttcctcAGATATTAAGCATACTGTCACtcaaatagaaattaaaaagtaCTTCCTATAAGATACCATCaggaaaagtaaaataaataatcagaAAAGCAAAGTGTCACCTCTTGGCCAAAAACCGTATCATGGTTCCAACCGTTATCACATGTTGCTTGTGGGATCTGCTAGCAAAAACTTCTTCACCATGTTTCTAAGTACGAAAAAAGGAAGTTCTGTTAGTAATCTATATTGACCTTCTACAGAAAAGTTGTTATATCACTTAACAGGTAAAAAGGGTCAGAGAATGCTATGAAcatcaaataaaatgattagtACATACAATTTTATAGTAGAAGTCATCCCGTATGTCTTGATCTGTTATAATAGCAGATGAAAATCCTAGAACAATAACATGAATGGACTCTTGCGTAAGCTTCACCACTTTCCCTTCTGAAAGATGAACATTATTAGAAACCAAAATGAATGTGCAGCATGACAGATCAGCAACAATGATTTAAAAGTACATACAAGATTATGCACTGCTATGCATAATCAGAagatcataaatttttttttcaaccatatgaaattcataatattttcctaaatcaatcaaatgataTGATCTTTATAGTAACTTAATTAACAACATAATTGTGTGTTCATAATTAGATCATGTGTAATCAAGAATGTGAAAGATCCTGAAAAACCCACCTAAGAGCATATTAGGTTTTGGAGAAAAAAGTAAGAGCTTTGCTTTTAGCCTCACACCAAAATATGGATGAATCCCAGAAAGGATTTTTGCACTTTCATCCAGAATGTTGACATCATATGCAAGCACAACACCGTCAAAAATTTCACTAAATCTGCAATGGaaaccaaataaagaaaaatataaacaggATGGATAAATATCTTTAGAAAAAAGACAAACAGGATTGTGTAATGTGTATATACACTACATGAAGAAAATGACTACAGACTTCAAAAATGGCCTCAGAAGCTCGTTAACAGATGTCAACATCCCATCCCAATGGCTTCGATAGAATTTTATCCAAATGAAAAATGCACCAAACGGCCTCTTTTGGAAATTAAAGGCACATAATTTAAAAGTCAATCATACAACACTACATAATACCCATGCAAACTGATTCACACAATATGGCATAAGAGATTTGAAGTCAAGAACAAATAAAAGTTGATGACAAGAGAATTACAGTACAGAGCCTTTTGTATTGAAAATACTAATCTTTACAGAATGTCCCATTCCTTGAGCATACAAAATTATGTCTTCATATATTAgctttaatcataaaaaaagatTAAGTACGGGGTAGAAAAACCAACTTGAAGAGCAGAGAACTAAGCTCGCGACGTATGGCTTGAGAAACCCTGTTACCCTTCGATGGATGTACATACACTACTAAATTAGCATCTGATACTTTCAATCCTTCCATTTAGAGCTTTCATAAAAACCCTAATCACACGATTCTCAGAGTTGGAATATTGCGCTCTATGTAGCTTCTTCTGCAACCCAAAAACCCTTCCAATTCTTCCCGACTCTCGTGCTctgtttttagggttttaattgaTTGGAAATTACCatggttttaaattttaataaccaGACCGGGCTTTGACCCGTTTAAGGGCCCGGTCCGAATCAGTCTCTGCTGGATCGATTGGATTGGTTTGGTGAATTGTTTAAgaattttgtctcttttttatttttcagagaCCTGTCAGAAATCTACTTAAAAGGATAATTTTTATCCTAATCATTTTATAGGGaccaaactaaaatttgtaaGGAGAGACTAATgcaaattatgtgtatataattttattaaaaaaaatatatatattattatataattaaatattattttatctttaatttttaattattttattatataatgacatatcattatttatacataaaatactatttgagcttaaaaaataggccaaacgactatttcccacccaaggtttgatgttttctcaagtttccaccctttaactatggaaacaccaaacacccatccatggccggttagatttaacaaaactctaacgataataaatttaatctcattttcccccctaaaagtttaaaaactaatattttttccctaagctaagtttgaaaagattacatttcccccctagggtttatttccaaaccctttcactttcttcggcaccatcaccggccgtcttcccctcccgacaatttctcttccaccgacggccacCCTCAACTCTTGCACTACGCATCCAACGTAGAGAGAAATCGTCTTCTCAGATGAAGATGACGAGTCGAATCGTCTTCTCAGATGAAGatgacgagtcgtctcgtcttcgtttgggaagacaaagaacttcgtcttccacggcttctccaaCTCCGATCagacgtccaaatgggaggaaaaagtTCACCGAAAAGAGAGGAAGCTTCGGAAGGGAGAAGTCATTGGCAATGGAGTCgaagatgtcgtcggagatttcaaaacgaaaccttagggtgaaatagcgattttttaaaacttagactgggggaaaattttagtttttaaagtttaggggggcaaaataaattttattttagtttatttttaatattatagcgaaatgacgattttacccttatcaatgttagggttttgttaaatctaaccggtcatgggtgggtgtttgatgtttctataGTTATAGGGtggaaacttaagaaaacatcaaaccttggatgggaaatagtcatttggcctaaaaaatagtgataagttacaaaaaaaaaaaagagtcatGTATCACGAAAACTCTAACCACAAAACACATAAACTCATCAATTTCTCTATATCATCATAtggttgaatattattttatatttaatttttaactattttatcacataataatatatcattatttattcataaaaattatgtatataacacTATTCGAATATACAAAGAAAGTGATAAATCACTAAAAAGGAGTCATGTACCACAAAAGCTCTAACCACGAAAAACAAAAACTCTACTCGGTGATTTCTCTTTACTAActcttttttatattgattttatcatttcaaatttcttatgtttaatttataattcctTCTAACACCgatcatattattttcaactTCATTTGTGTATTAATCTTCTCATTTTATCACTTTCAACTTCTGACAACTTATTCACATTACCATTGTTTTTTTGAGCTGTAGATAATCCGGTGCTTGAACCACATCCTTGAGTAACTCTCTTGGTGAACCACGACTCAAAGCGGTTCATATAGGTTAACTGAAAACGGGAAGAGCTCTAAACCCAAACAGTCCAACTGACTGATCTgatgtgtttttaaaatatgaaaattggaaaaagaaagcttaacaatttaaaatagGACCCGactattttaacattaattttggGCCTGAGCTCAAGGGCCTGTTGTTGAGAAACAGGTGGATCATGTCCAAGTTCCATTATAGGGATTCTGACTCAaaagaacaaagaagaaaggGTCCTCGCCAATGGACTTTACAGGAGCCCAATCGCCTTCTCCAAAGTCTTCAGTGATGGGCATTCAAGGCTCAACATTGGCTGTGAGGaatcatgattttttttggtttcaccGAAAAACAAAAGATGGAATATGCCATGTACATAACATTTTATCCCATAAGAAATTGTGATTATTAGCTAAGTTGTAAGGCATTCTGGCTAAAGAGCACCAGCATCATTGAtgcaaaagcaaaagcaaagtTGATGTTATCCAGCTTCCTAGCAAATGGGATGAGATGCATCTTATGACGTTGGATTCCATCCGAGCTAGTTCAAGCTTTTACTGTTATTTGATTTGGATCAAATCCTCTTAACCTTACCAACATAGACGCACTAGAGTTTGCTTCTCTGataattctttatcttttttttcttttattaattcttttatattcaaacaattcttcatctttttatatgataatgTTTATCAATTAAACGATTCGAATTCTAACTCAGTTTGAAAAAAGTAatagtgaaaaataatttgagtagTTAATTTGTCTCATGAACGATTTTTTTCAACgatttttctaaattcaaataaatcttcattttctttgacagtattacttaccaaaaatattcgtcattaatatttttcttcttcaactattcttttgaatttaaataattttttatcttctttgacAATACTATTTACCAATATAAGTAAACCAAGTTTTATTTCGAGCTGGCTGTTCTAAAGCTCTCGTTCAAATCAATTTGTATGCCCACCAAGCATTTGATATAGAAAAAGGTGGAGTAATGGAAAATAAATTgagtagagagagagagagagagggggggGGGTGTGAAAGAAAAGGCACTTTTTCACCTTTCTAAAAGAAAAGCCCATAAAGCAGCCTTGAATCTCGGCCCACATCCATAAAAACAAAAGTGATTAAAGGGACAAAACAGAGCTGTCCACCGTCAGAAGATTCAGAAGCCAATGTCTCCTTACATCCCTACAACATTTTCTGCTTCATGTTCCCCTCACACCACGCTCGATTCTACCTTCTTTCTCTTCCAATTCTCTTATGTGGACCCTCACCTCCTCGCCATTcttaacttttctttgtttcttatcATTCTTCTGGAAAATCctgtgcctttttttttttttctctgatttaatattaattctCTTGTTTTACCTTGTATAATATTCTCCATATACCTCTCTCAATCATTTGTCTCTTCTGTAGTCTTGTACGCTCGCCACCTGATAACTTCATCATCATCGTTCATCAAGTTGACCGTAATGGGACCCCTTCTGAAACAACGCCGGAGACATCTGATTATCATCACCAGGACTTgaagtaataataataactacaGTCAGTCTCTGAACTCTGGTCTTCCTCAAGAACGGCCATGATTTGGGCATGAAACAGGTTGTTTCAGAGACCAGATCAAACTTTGTCTCATGTAACTGAATGATTCCCATTGGCATGATATGCTCTGGCATGATTGCTCTCTCatcccttctttttttttttttttttcctttttcagtgCAGAATCATTACGCATTGCCCAATTTTAATTATGAGGTGAAAAGAAACCTAGACAACTGTatcaaattcatagtttgacCCCTGGTTGgctagtttgatttaaaaaaatggaataTCCATTTCGTGAAAATATAAGTTCTAAATCTATTTAAGTTTTATGGTGTAAAGGTTGGTTTCAACTTGGCGTAGTAAGGCCTCTTCTGAAAAGATTGTGACACCGatcattatatttattcaaattcttTAATGTGATTAATTCTTATTTAGAAGAGTGGTGTAACTCAAATAAGATttactcattaaaaaaaaaaaaattataaggaaTCACTATGTTTATTCAACTGCTTAATGTGATTAGTTCTTTGTATGAGCAGTCCAATTCGAATAACGTTTACTCGTTCACATGATTTTGTTATTTCACAGTTTGCAAAGGGTTGATCAAAGGACCCCAATAGCATTTGGTTATTT
This is a stretch of genomic DNA from Mangifera indica cultivar Alphonso chromosome 11, CATAS_Mindica_2.1, whole genome shotgun sequence. It encodes these proteins:
- the LOC123228968 gene encoding uncharacterized protein LOC123228968 — its product is MEGLKVSDANLVVYVHPSKGNRVSQAIRRELSSLLFKFSEIFDGVVLAYDVNILDESAKILSGIHPYFGVRLKAKLLLFSPKPNMLLEGKVVKLTQESIHVIVLGFSSAIITDQDIRDDFYYKIKHGEEVFASRSHKQHVITVGTMIRFLAKSFDEEILHIFGSLSPDHTGSIRWLDKKSEDVSVDRSNRKRREGLGKTDLLDNGTIGEGASSLSNDHRMKKSKKHRSDEDH